From a single Serratia surfactantfaciens genomic region:
- a CDS encoding NADH-dependent flavin oxidoreductase: MKDPLMQPFLFKNGLEMRNRIVMAPMTTWSANDDETISDAELAYYRARATGVGLVLTGCSHVQRNGIGFTHEFAAYDDRFIPSLKRLADAAKSGGAPAILQLFHAGNKAVPALISDGDLVGASALAAPAGPFNDGKKAGRALSHDEILTVIRDFGEATRRAIEAGFDGVELHGAHGFLLQNFFSPYFNQRTDEWGGSLENRMRFPLEVAREVRRVIERHATQPFLLGYRLSPEESGEKGLRIDDSLALANQLTEEALIDYLHISLHHVLTDTPRDDEDEKSTLARFIELNNGRLPILAAGKITSSDVARQALDAGLSMVALGRAMVMNPQWVERVQSGHEGSMNVKLNASQDPDELQIPHKLWQAIQNTPGWFPS, encoded by the coding sequence ATGAAAGATCCATTAATGCAGCCATTTTTATTTAAAAACGGCCTTGAGATGCGCAATCGCATCGTGATGGCCCCAATGACCACCTGGTCAGCCAATGATGATGAAACTATTTCAGATGCAGAGTTAGCCTATTATCGGGCACGCGCGACCGGTGTTGGGTTGGTGCTGACAGGCTGTTCCCATGTACAGCGAAATGGCATCGGGTTTACTCATGAGTTCGCGGCCTATGACGATCGCTTTATCCCGAGCCTGAAACGGCTGGCGGATGCCGCTAAAAGCGGCGGCGCGCCGGCGATCCTGCAACTCTTTCACGCGGGAAATAAAGCCGTTCCGGCCTTGATCTCCGATGGCGACCTCGTTGGCGCCAGTGCGCTAGCCGCACCGGCAGGCCCGTTTAACGATGGCAAAAAAGCCGGCCGCGCGTTAAGCCATGACGAAATTCTGACTGTGATCCGCGATTTTGGCGAAGCCACTCGCCGCGCGATTGAGGCGGGGTTCGATGGCGTAGAATTGCATGGCGCCCATGGTTTCCTGCTCCAAAACTTTTTCTCCCCGTATTTCAATCAGCGCACGGATGAATGGGGCGGTTCTCTGGAGAATCGCATGCGTTTCCCCTTGGAAGTGGCGCGCGAAGTTCGGCGAGTTATCGAACGCCATGCTACACAGCCTTTCTTATTGGGGTATCGGTTGTCTCCGGAAGAATCCGGCGAAAAGGGACTGCGTATAGATGATTCTCTGGCGTTGGCGAACCAATTGACGGAAGAGGCGCTTATCGATTATTTGCACATCTCGTTGCACCATGTACTGACGGACACCCCTCGGGATGACGAGGATGAAAAGAGTACGCTGGCAAGGTTCATTGAGCTGAATAACGGCCGTTTGCCGATACTGGCCGCCGGAAAAATCACGTCGTCGGACGTGGCACGGCAAGCGCTGGATGCCGGATTGTCCATGGTCGCTTTGGGACGCGCGATGGTTATGAATCCCCAATGGGTGGAGAGAGTACAATCAGGTCATGAAGGAAGCATGAACGTCAAACTCAACGCGTCGCAAGATCCGGATGAATTACAGATCCCACATAAACTGTGGCAAGCGATTCAAAATACCCCAGGCTGGTTCCCGAGCTGA
- a CDS encoding flavodoxin family protein: MYGTLIGLTVVLLAILGVLASVTLIENRQAAQLAKIQPHTHSEENASRTAVVYFSRSGNTALAARHIANRLDAQLFRLDAPNYAPGLPGLAYALKDATLLKERQDALPQITPAKIDLTPFDTLWLGSPIWLYSPAPPIWAFIENSDFSGKRVILFNTHNSHFSDEHIARFKAQVLVRGAVTFEHRTVLRGRMTQQITPEQMLQFIDARWLGTPLAK; the protein is encoded by the coding sequence ATGTATGGAACCCTCATCGGTTTGACGGTCGTTTTGCTGGCTATTTTGGGCGTATTGGCCTCTGTCACGCTGATTGAAAATCGACAAGCCGCCCAGTTGGCCAAGATACAGCCTCATACGCATTCAGAAGAAAACGCATCGCGTACCGCCGTCGTTTATTTTTCTCGTTCAGGGAATACGGCGCTGGCCGCTCGCCATATCGCTAACCGCCTGGATGCACAGCTCTTCAGGCTTGATGCGCCGAACTATGCCCCTGGCTTGCCGGGGCTGGCGTATGCGCTGAAAGACGCCACTCTGCTGAAAGAGCGGCAGGATGCGTTGCCCCAGATAACGCCGGCCAAGATTGACTTGACGCCGTTTGACACTCTCTGGTTAGGCTCGCCGATCTGGCTATACAGTCCGGCGCCGCCGATTTGGGCTTTTATCGAGAACAGCGATTTCAGCGGTAAACGGGTCATCCTGTTTAATACCCACAACAGCCACTTCTCGGACGAGCATATCGCGCGTTTTAAAGCCCAGGTGCTTGTTCGGGGAGCCGTCACTTTCGAGCATCGCACGGTGCTGCGAGGGCGAATGACGCAGCAAATCACACCGGAACAGATGCTGCAATTTATCGATGCTCGCTGGTTGGGAACCCCGCTGGCGAAGTGA
- a CDS encoding SDR family NAD(P)-dependent oxidoreductase, which produces MNRIWFVTGAARGMGAHIVRAALQQGDCVVATGRDREKLRRTFSDVAAEKIELLELDVRDEHQALAAADAAVSRFGRIDVLVNNAGFCLLGRFEEATAEQIEQQFSTNVFGMANVLRAVLPVMRRQRGGRIINTSSIAGVKAVANATFYSASKFAVEGMTLALADEVAPLGITVTAVEPGFFRTEFLNDSSARFGERSIADYAAFGSARELLASADGQQQGDPAKLAQVICRLVEMDTPPRQLLIGNDALDFVMPTLQSRIAETWEFEALSKTTDFD; this is translated from the coding sequence ATGAATCGCATTTGGTTTGTCACCGGCGCCGCGCGCGGTATGGGCGCCCATATTGTCAGGGCTGCGTTGCAACAGGGAGACTGTGTGGTCGCAACGGGGCGGGATAGGGAAAAATTGCGCCGGACATTCAGCGATGTTGCAGCGGAAAAGATTGAGCTGCTGGAGCTTGATGTTCGTGATGAACATCAGGCGCTGGCTGCTGCAGATGCGGCCGTGAGCCGTTTTGGCCGCATTGATGTATTAGTGAATAATGCCGGGTTCTGTCTGTTGGGGCGTTTTGAAGAAGCGACAGCCGAACAGATAGAGCAGCAATTTTCAACCAACGTTTTCGGCATGGCCAATGTATTGCGCGCGGTGCTGCCGGTGATGCGGCGCCAGCGGGGCGGGCGCATTATCAACACCTCTTCCATCGCCGGCGTGAAAGCCGTCGCGAACGCCACATTTTATTCCGCGTCGAAGTTTGCCGTGGAAGGCATGACCCTGGCGTTGGCCGATGAGGTCGCGCCTCTTGGAATTACCGTCACCGCCGTTGAGCCCGGCTTTTTCCGCACCGAGTTCCTCAATGACAGTTCTGCCCGGTTCGGGGAAAGAAGCATTGCCGATTATGCCGCTTTTGGCAGCGCACGCGAGCTACTGGCATCCGCCGATGGTCAGCAACAGGGCGATCCTGCCAAACTTGCGCAGGTGATTTGCCGGTTGGTGGAAATGGACACGCCTCCGCGCCAGCTATTAATCGGTAATGATGCTCTCGATTTCGTCATGCCGACCTTGCAGTCCCGCATCGCAGAAACGTGGGAGTTTGAGGCGCTCAGCAAGACGACCGATTTTGATTAA